In Salminus brasiliensis chromosome 24, fSalBra1.hap2, whole genome shotgun sequence, one genomic interval encodes:
- the ston1 gene encoding stonin-1 isoform X2, with product MTPRVGFAKADSGQDSEKAVFTTFFNTMCSTNLPTNWVTFEEEGTPLSSPQKNLRSPSSSSGSIPRPNGLKLVLPPLGNPSMSLPSPLESPQIHLSLNGSSRVPSNTPMCTPVREIPVGPSPFHCSPRGQPDFFSSFSSTPINISSPEKSASNWTPDVSSSFPAFQDNPGHFNPFWVEDKHKRDSGSSSSDSEPSSSLPRFFIRSKDGYEPPRDHLQNSYSYICHKLERLRAKEDQEEGNGERRDSDIRTLKDAEIGRGPSSFIPKELFHSQRRHGWPLMLRIPEKKNRMSSRQWGPIYMQLLPGAVLQMYYEKGLEKPFKEFQLHSNCSLSGPKLESYGEQRKIATLKIEHVLYVERKRYHPKPEVTHEAEVEQLLKFGTTDYGDMEDLLVSLEEELMRLPGPHKQQKHYEEQELSLQITDHIWMQLDKNGATLERAAITRIHCLAFLNGTGECFLALNDLALLRRDSGYGSEEDEEVWMEIDDYHFHKCVRESEYEDTRLIKFSPPDACKVELMRYRTVSLSCGDLPFSLKAMVTVQGAYVELQAFLNMQSSFPFPGATSETQPVCENVLIQVPLPGDWVKMPRSMSLPWQKSLKARMNRNACLGSVNVTDSHPVMQVTVGTVKYENVYGSIVWRIDKLPAKNMVDHPHSFSCKLELASDQDIPSDWFPFITMECEVADTVASQTRVKSLGTESDIQPQKHISSRAYYKCQVEIEKKLIEAESQKPSSCATQ from the exons ATGACCCCTAGGGTGGGTTTCGCCAAGGCAGACTCTGGACAGGATTCTGAGAAGGCTGTGTTCACAACGTTCTTCAATACAATGTGCTCCACTAACCTTCCAACTAACTGGGTGACGTTCGAGGAAGAAGGCACCCCACTCTCGTCACCTCAGAAAAACCTTAGGTCTCCATCTTCAAGTTCCGGGTCAATCCCTCGCCCAAATGGCTTGAAACTGGTGTTGCCTCCTTTGGGAAATCCATCAATGAGCTTACCCAGCCCTCTGGAATCTCCGCAAATTCACTTAAGCCTCAATGGGAGCTCACGTGTGCCCAGCAATACTCCGATGTGTACTCCAGTAAGGGAAATTCCAGTTGGTCCATCTCCTTTTCACTGTAGCCCCCGAGGACAGCCTGACTTCTTCAGCAGTTTCTCCAGCACACCAATCAACATCTCTTCTCCTGAGAAAAGTGCCTCCAATTGGACTCCTGATGTCTCCAGTTCCTTCCCAGCATTCCAAGATAATCCAGGGCACTTTAACCCATTTTGGGTGGAAGACAAGCACAAGAGAGACTCTGGAAGCTCCTCCTCAGACTCAGAGCCTAGCTCAAGCTTGCCTCGCTTCTTTATTCGAAGCAAAGATGGTTATGAGCCACCCAGAGACCATCTTCAGAACTCTTACTCCTACATATGCCATAAGTTAGAGCGGCTAAGGGCAAAGGAGGACCAAGAGGAAGGAAATGGAGAAAGGAGAGATTCAGATATAAGGACATTGAAGGATGCTGAGATTGGAAGAGGTCCTTCATCCTTCATTCCCAAGGAACTGTTCCACAGCCAGAGGAGGCATGGTTGGCCCTTAATGCTGAGGATTCCTGAGAAAAAGAACCGTATGTCATCTCGCCAGTGGGGTCCCATCTACATGCAATTGCTCCCAGGAGCCGTGCTCCAAATGTACTACGAGAAGGGTTTGGAGAAGCCGTTTAAAGAGTTCCAGCTTCATTCCAACTGCTCTCTTTCAGGCCCAAAACTAGAGAGCTATGGTGAGCAACGCAAGATCGCAACGTTGAAGATTGAGCATGTGTTGTATGTGGAACGAAAGCGTTATCACCCCAAGCCCGAAGTCACACATGAAGCTGAGGTTGAGCAGCTGCTGAAGTTTGGAACAACAGACTATGGAGACATGGAGGACTTGCTAGTGTCCCTTGAGGAGGAGCTGATGAGACTTCCAGGTCCCCATAAACAGCAAAAACATTACGAGGAGCAGGAGTTGTCTCTGCAGATTACAGACCACATCTGGATGCAACTAGATAAGAATGGAGCCACACTGGAGCGTGCAGCCATCACTCGGATCCACTGCCTGGCCTTCTTGAATGGTACGGGGGAATGTTTTCTGGCATTGAACGACCTTGCACTGCTGAGAAGAGACTCTGGATATGGCTcagaggaagatgaggaggTGTGGATGGAGATTGATGACTACCATTTCCATAAGTGTGTGCGAGAGTCAGAATACGAAGACACAAGACTAATAAAATTCTCGCCCCCAGATGCCTGCAAGGTGGAACTTATGCGCTACAGGACTGTATCCCTCAGTTGTGGCGACCTGCCATTCTCACTAAAGGCAATGGTTACCGTACAGGGTGCCTATGTTGAGCTGCAAGCTTTCCTCAATATGCAGTCATCCTTCCCTTTCCCTGGTGCAACTTCAGAGACTCAACCAGTCTGTGAAAATGTGCTTATTCAGGTGCCATTGCCGGGTGACTGGGTCAAAATGCCTCGCTCCATGTCACTGCCATGGCAGAAATCTCTGAAAGCTCGAATGAACAGAAATGCCTGTTTGGGCTCAGTAAATGTCACAGACTCTCATCCTGTCATGCAGGTAACTGTTGGTACAGTCAAGTATGAGAATGTGTATGGATCCATTGTTTGGAGGATTGACAAGCTTCCTGCTAAGAACATGG TGGACCATCCACACTCCTTCTCTTGTAAGCTGGAACTTGCATCAGACCAAGATATTCCTTCTGACTGGTTCCCTTTTATCACTATGGAATGTGAGGTTGCAGATACAGTTGCTTCACAGACAAGAGTGAAATCTTTGGGCACAGAGAGCGACATTCAGCCTCaaaaacacatcagcagcagggCCTACTATAAATGCCAG gTGGAAATTGAGAAGAAGCTGATCGAAGCAGAATCACAGAAGCCATCAAGTTGTGCTACACAGTGA
- the ston1 gene encoding stonin-1 isoform X1, translating into MTPRVGFAKADSGQDSEKAVFTTFFNTMCSTNLPTNWVTFEEEGTPLSSPQKNLRSPSSSSGSIPRPNGLKLVLPPLGNPSMSLPSPLESPQIHLSLNGSSRVPSNTPMCTPVREIPVGPSPFHCSPRGQPDFFSSFSSTPINISSPEKSASNWTPDVSSSFPAFQDNPGHFNPFWVEDKHKRDSGSSSSDSEPSSSLPRFFIRSKDGYEPPRDHLQNSYSYICHKLERLRAKEDQEEGNGERRDSDIRTLKDAEIGRGPSSFIPKELFHSQRRHGWPLMLRIPEKKNRMSSRQWGPIYMQLLPGAVLQMYYEKGLEKPFKEFQLHSNCSLSGPKLESYGEQRKIATLKIEHVLYVERKRYHPKPEVTHEAEVEQLLKFGTTDYGDMEDLLVSLEEELMRLPGPHKQQKHYEEQELSLQITDHIWMQLDKNGATLERAAITRIHCLAFLNGTGECFLALNDLALLRRDSGYGSEEDEEVWMEIDDYHFHKCVRESEYEDTRLIKFSPPDACKVELMRYRTVSLSCGDLPFSLKAMVTVQGAYVELQAFLNMQSSFPFPGATSETQPVCENVLIQVPLPGDWVKMPRSMSLPWQKSLKARMNRNACLGSVNVTDSHPVMQVTVGTVKYENVYGSIVWRIDKLPAKNMAVDHPHSFSCKLELASDQDIPSDWFPFITMECEVADTVASQTRVKSLGTESDIQPQKHISSRAYYKCQVEIEKKLIEAESQKPSSCATQ; encoded by the exons ATGACCCCTAGGGTGGGTTTCGCCAAGGCAGACTCTGGACAGGATTCTGAGAAGGCTGTGTTCACAACGTTCTTCAATACAATGTGCTCCACTAACCTTCCAACTAACTGGGTGACGTTCGAGGAAGAAGGCACCCCACTCTCGTCACCTCAGAAAAACCTTAGGTCTCCATCTTCAAGTTCCGGGTCAATCCCTCGCCCAAATGGCTTGAAACTGGTGTTGCCTCCTTTGGGAAATCCATCAATGAGCTTACCCAGCCCTCTGGAATCTCCGCAAATTCACTTAAGCCTCAATGGGAGCTCACGTGTGCCCAGCAATACTCCGATGTGTACTCCAGTAAGGGAAATTCCAGTTGGTCCATCTCCTTTTCACTGTAGCCCCCGAGGACAGCCTGACTTCTTCAGCAGTTTCTCCAGCACACCAATCAACATCTCTTCTCCTGAGAAAAGTGCCTCCAATTGGACTCCTGATGTCTCCAGTTCCTTCCCAGCATTCCAAGATAATCCAGGGCACTTTAACCCATTTTGGGTGGAAGACAAGCACAAGAGAGACTCTGGAAGCTCCTCCTCAGACTCAGAGCCTAGCTCAAGCTTGCCTCGCTTCTTTATTCGAAGCAAAGATGGTTATGAGCCACCCAGAGACCATCTTCAGAACTCTTACTCCTACATATGCCATAAGTTAGAGCGGCTAAGGGCAAAGGAGGACCAAGAGGAAGGAAATGGAGAAAGGAGAGATTCAGATATAAGGACATTGAAGGATGCTGAGATTGGAAGAGGTCCTTCATCCTTCATTCCCAAGGAACTGTTCCACAGCCAGAGGAGGCATGGTTGGCCCTTAATGCTGAGGATTCCTGAGAAAAAGAACCGTATGTCATCTCGCCAGTGGGGTCCCATCTACATGCAATTGCTCCCAGGAGCCGTGCTCCAAATGTACTACGAGAAGGGTTTGGAGAAGCCGTTTAAAGAGTTCCAGCTTCATTCCAACTGCTCTCTTTCAGGCCCAAAACTAGAGAGCTATGGTGAGCAACGCAAGATCGCAACGTTGAAGATTGAGCATGTGTTGTATGTGGAACGAAAGCGTTATCACCCCAAGCCCGAAGTCACACATGAAGCTGAGGTTGAGCAGCTGCTGAAGTTTGGAACAACAGACTATGGAGACATGGAGGACTTGCTAGTGTCCCTTGAGGAGGAGCTGATGAGACTTCCAGGTCCCCATAAACAGCAAAAACATTACGAGGAGCAGGAGTTGTCTCTGCAGATTACAGACCACATCTGGATGCAACTAGATAAGAATGGAGCCACACTGGAGCGTGCAGCCATCACTCGGATCCACTGCCTGGCCTTCTTGAATGGTACGGGGGAATGTTTTCTGGCATTGAACGACCTTGCACTGCTGAGAAGAGACTCTGGATATGGCTcagaggaagatgaggaggTGTGGATGGAGATTGATGACTACCATTTCCATAAGTGTGTGCGAGAGTCAGAATACGAAGACACAAGACTAATAAAATTCTCGCCCCCAGATGCCTGCAAGGTGGAACTTATGCGCTACAGGACTGTATCCCTCAGTTGTGGCGACCTGCCATTCTCACTAAAGGCAATGGTTACCGTACAGGGTGCCTATGTTGAGCTGCAAGCTTTCCTCAATATGCAGTCATCCTTCCCTTTCCCTGGTGCAACTTCAGAGACTCAACCAGTCTGTGAAAATGTGCTTATTCAGGTGCCATTGCCGGGTGACTGGGTCAAAATGCCTCGCTCCATGTCACTGCCATGGCAGAAATCTCTGAAAGCTCGAATGAACAGAAATGCCTGTTTGGGCTCAGTAAATGTCACAGACTCTCATCCTGTCATGCAGGTAACTGTTGGTACAGTCAAGTATGAGAATGTGTATGGATCCATTGTTTGGAGGATTGACAAGCTTCCTGCTAAGAACATGG CAGTGGACCATCCACACTCCTTCTCTTGTAAGCTGGAACTTGCATCAGACCAAGATATTCCTTCTGACTGGTTCCCTTTTATCACTATGGAATGTGAGGTTGCAGATACAGTTGCTTCACAGACAAGAGTGAAATCTTTGGGCACAGAGAGCGACATTCAGCCTCaaaaacacatcagcagcagggCCTACTATAAATGCCAG gTGGAAATTGAGAAGAAGCTGATCGAAGCAGAATCACAGAAGCCATCAAGTTGTGCTACACAGTGA
- the gtf2a1l gene encoding TFIIA-alpha and beta-like factor: MLSNSNTLPKLYLSIIDDVMESIRELFLEEGVEEQVLDDLRQLWESKVLQSKAVEGFGKDNTNPSNFVLQLPANYSQTLQKPTASVVIPAGQHAQSFTAKAGNTGTIATFSLPPGVTYPVHIPAGVTLQTASGHLYKVNVPVMVTQAPGCQRVSAQANQPFVEQRNVSTAIIHNIPAQVTGPCPQTQPVTQTSKPALPPHQQSQKQLLHHPSIPLNQNTQPQAPVTPEPSINQQSSQSPSESPSEFTLDGIEFSPQPLDMSMSSPLTTQLSAGLQKEPGNAQVLDFGASAQEMVERAVKAEEEAAAMASSDDTMSLLPDLERTPDSAVKLEMELLRDYNFNELTNIVQLDGACDSSSEAGEEQQEEEDPGAIGENEFLGMINTEALKALQGAGDSSDPSDSSSNSDLHDLEEVEEEDPLNSGDDVSEQDIPEIFDTENVIVCQYDKIHRSKNRWKFYLKDGVMCYGGKDYVFSKAVGEAEW, translated from the exons ATGCTCTCAAATTCTAACACTTTA CCTAAACTTTACCTCTCCATCATTGACGATGTGATGGAGAGTATTCGTGAACTGTTTCTTGAAGAAGGAGTGGAAGAGCAAGTGCTAGATGACTTGAGGCAG CTGTGGGAGTCCAAAGTCCTGCAGTCCAAAGCTGTGGAAGGCTTTGGAAAAGACAACACCAATCCATCAAATTTTGTTCTGCAGCTCCCAGCAAATTACTCTCAAACTCTTCAGAAACCCACAG cttcagtggTTATTCCTGCTGGGCAGCATGCACAGAGTTTCACTGCAAAAGCG GGCAACACTGGCACTATTGCAACATTTTCTCTTCCACCTGGGGTTACCTATCCTGTTCATATCCCTGCAGGAGTGACCCTACAGACTGCCTCAG GCCATCTGTATAAAGTCAACGTTCCTGTCATGGTGACTCAGGCTCCAGGGTGTCAGCGGGTCTCTGCCCAAGCTAATCAGCCCTTTGTGGAGCAGAGAAATGTGTCCACCGCCATCATTCACAACATCCCTGCTCAGGTGACTGGCCCATGTCCCCAGACTCAGCCTGTAACTCAAACTTCCAAACCAGCCCTGCCACCACACCAGCAGAGCCAGAAACAACTACTCCATCATCCCAGTATCCCTCTGAATCAAAACACCCAGCCTCAAGCCCCTGTCACCCCTGAGCCTTCCATTAACCAGCAGTCCTCACAGTCACCTTCAGAAAGCCCCAGTGAATTCACCCTGGACGGCATTGAGTTCAGTCCCCAGCCATTAGACATGAGCATGTCCTCACCACTGACCACACAGCTGTCTGCAGGCTTACAGAAAGAGCCAGGGAATGCACAGGTGTTGGATTTCGGAGCCAGTGCACAGGAGATGGTGGAGAGAGCTGTTAAAGCAGAGGAGGAAGCTGCAGCCATGGCCAGCAGTGATGACACCATGAGTCTTTTGCCAGACTTGGAAAGAACACCTGACAGTGCAGTTAAG CTTGAGATGGAACTCCTGAGGGACTACAACTTTAACGAGTTGACCAACATAGTGCAACTGGACGGAGCGTGTGACAGCAGCTCTGAGGCGGGAGAAgaacagcaggaggaggaggatccAGGAGCTATTGGAGAGAACGAGTTTCTAGGCATGATCAACACCGAGGCCCTAAAGGCTCTACAGGGGGCTGGGGACAGCAGTGACCCCAGTGACAGCTCCAGCAATAGTGATTTGCATGACCTAGAGGAGGTGGAAGAGGAG GATCCACTGAACTCTGGTGATGATGTGAGTGAGCAGGATATTCCAGAGATCTTCGACACTGAGAACGTCATTGTTTGCCAGTATGATAAG aTTCACCGCAGTAAGAACAGATGGAAGTTTTATCTAAAAGATGGTGTTATGTGCTACGGCGGTAAGGATTATGTTTTCTCCAAGGCTGTTGGGGAAGCTGAGTGGTGA